A window of Vibrio ishigakensis contains these coding sequences:
- the fadR gene encoding fatty acid metabolism transcriptional regulator FadR produces MVIKAKSPAGFAEKYIIESIWNGRFAPGSILPAERELSELIGVTRTTLREVLQRLARDGWLTIQHGKPTKVNQFMETSGLHILDTLMTLDADNATSIVEDLLAARTNISPIFMRYAFKVNKEQSEETIRRVIDSCEALVAAESHAAFMESFPFADKIAQNVKEDNEKDELKRDAILVAKTFNYYDYMLFQHLAFHSGNQIYGLIFNGLRKLYDRVGAYYFSNPAARDLALKFYKDLLRVCEEGQRDAIPALVRHYGMDSAQIWNEMKKTLPTNFTEDDS; encoded by the coding sequence ATGGTAATCAAGGCAAAGAGCCCTGCCGGTTTTGCAGAAAAATACATTATCGAGAGCATCTGGAACGGCCGTTTCGCTCCAGGCTCAATTCTTCCCGCTGAACGCGAACTATCTGAACTGATTGGTGTAACACGTACTACTCTACGTGAGGTGCTTCAGCGTCTAGCGCGTGATGGTTGGCTAACCATTCAGCACGGTAAACCAACTAAGGTAAATCAGTTTATGGAGACTTCAGGTCTGCATATCCTAGATACCTTGATGACACTGGATGCAGACAACGCAACTAGCATCGTTGAAGACCTGCTTGCAGCGCGCACCAATATTAGTCCTATCTTTATGCGTTATGCATTTAAGGTAAATAAAGAGCAGTCTGAAGAGACCATACGCCGTGTGATCGATTCATGTGAAGCTCTAGTTGCAGCAGAGTCTCATGCTGCCTTTATGGAGAGCTTTCCGTTTGCCGATAAGATCGCGCAAAATGTGAAAGAGGACAACGAGAAGGACGAGTTGAAGCGTGATGCTATCTTGGTCGCTAAAACCTTCAACTATTACGATTACATGTTGTTCCAGCACTTAGCCTTCCATTCTGGCAACCAGATCTACGGCTTGATCTTTAATGGTCTGCGTAAGCTGTATGACCGTGTTGGTGCTTACTACTTCTCTAACCCAGCAGCGCGTGATTTAGCACTTAAGTTCTACAAGGACCTGCTGAGAGTGTGTGAAGAGGGTCAGCGCGATGCGATTCCTGCCCTTGTTCGTCACTACGGTATGGACAGTGCACAGATCTGGAATGAGATGAAGAAAACACTACCGACAAACTTCACTGAAGACGATAGCTAA
- a CDS encoding metal ABC transporter ATP-binding protein has product MIFFNNLVIGYQNSPVTEAINGTITKASLTAIIGPNGAGKSTLLKSICGITEPISGNIEFSSGMHSGIAWLPQQSNLDRDFPIDVFEVVSMGCWPRKGILKRLTSGEIHKVNNALQQVGILDLKKTSIDQLSGGQFQRMLFARLLVQDTPIMLMDEPFAGIDEETQKLLLELIIDLHQQGKTIIAVLHDISLVERHFTDIIHIKQGCVSFNKGVASSHKVHC; this is encoded by the coding sequence ATGATATTTTTTAATAATCTTGTTATCGGTTATCAAAATAGCCCAGTTACCGAGGCGATAAACGGAACTATCACTAAGGCGAGTTTAACCGCCATCATAGGTCCAAACGGGGCGGGTAAGTCGACCCTACTAAAATCAATATGCGGCATTACTGAACCTATATCCGGCAACATTGAATTCAGCTCTGGTATGCACAGTGGTATCGCTTGGCTGCCCCAGCAATCAAATCTAGATAGAGACTTTCCCATCGATGTGTTCGAGGTGGTTTCTATGGGGTGTTGGCCTAGGAAAGGCATACTTAAGCGCCTGACATCAGGAGAAATACACAAAGTAAACAATGCACTGCAGCAGGTAGGCATCTTAGATCTGAAAAAGACCAGTATTGACCAACTCTCCGGTGGACAATTTCAGCGGATGTTGTTTGCACGGCTATTAGTGCAAGACACACCAATAATGCTGATGGATGAGCCCTTTGCCGGTATTGATGAAGAGACGCAAAAGTTGCTTCTTGAGTTGATTATCGATCTGCATCAGCAGGGTAAAACCATAATCGCGGTACTGCACGATATATCGTTAGTCGAGCGTCACTTTACAGACATTATCCATATTAAGCAGGGCTGCGTCTCCTTCAACAAGGGCGTTGCTTCTTCACATAAGGTGCACTGCTAA
- a CDS encoding metal ABC transporter permease, producing MSMHIFDAYIQFGFMRRSLMACIVLSFSLPPLGIFLLLRRMSLVGDALSHAVLPGVAIGYLFAGMSLFYMGLGGFFAGLFVALTSSWLSKQARLNEDSTFAGLYLGSLALGVVIVSYRKNSIDLLHLLFGSLLAVDNGALIFIGVVVTITLIILALFYRAIVYESFNSSFFSTYSYKYSIYFHALFMGLVVLNLIAGFQVLGTLMSVGLMMLPAISSRCWTNRLPIMLALAISFGVMSSILGLTWSWYQSIPAGPAIILVAMFFFILSIFCGSKKGILRQ from the coding sequence ATGTCGATGCATATATTTGATGCCTACATTCAATTTGGCTTTATGCGACGCTCTCTTATGGCGTGTATTGTTCTTTCATTTAGCCTGCCTCCCTTAGGTATCTTTCTATTGCTAAGACGCATGAGTTTAGTGGGGGATGCCCTTTCTCATGCGGTACTACCAGGGGTGGCGATTGGTTATCTGTTTGCTGGTATGTCTTTGTTTTATATGGGCCTAGGCGGATTTTTTGCTGGACTATTCGTTGCCCTTACCTCTAGTTGGCTAAGTAAACAAGCCAGGCTCAATGAAGACTCGACCTTTGCAGGTTTGTATTTAGGTTCTTTGGCATTAGGTGTGGTTATTGTCTCTTATCGCAAGAACAGCATCGACCTTTTACACCTGTTATTTGGCTCTTTATTAGCGGTAGATAACGGTGCGCTTATTTTTATTGGCGTAGTAGTCACTATTACCTTAATTATTTTAGCTCTTTTCTATCGAGCTATTGTATATGAGTCTTTTAATTCAAGCTTTTTTTCTACCTATTCATATAAATATTCCATTTATTTTCATGCGTTGTTTATGGGATTGGTTGTATTAAATCTAATAGCTGGGTTTCAGGTTCTAGGGACGTTAATGTCTGTGGGTCTTATGATGCTCCCTGCTATTTCATCTCGCTGCTGGACTAATCGACTGCCTATTATGCTGGCGTTAGCAATATCGTTTGGTGTTATGAGTTCGATATTGGGATTGACTTGGTCATGGTATCAGTCAATTCCTGCCGGTCCGGCAATTATATTGGTCGCCATGTTTTTTTTCATACTGTCTATTTTTTGCGGAAGTAAAAAAGGAATTCTAAGGCAGTAG
- a CDS encoding metal ABC transporter solute-binding protein, Zn/Mn family: MKLLKLAGVTLALVSSSAAMAGTVNAVASFSVLGDIVQQVGGEHVKVTSLIGSGSDPHTFSPTPQDSITLNKADVVFVSGLGLEGWTDRLVSASGYKGDVITASEGIQTRSMIDDGEKMVDPHAWNSMANGVTYATNVMNALIKADPEDADYFKQHGEAYIKQLNELNTWAIDTFKAIPKEKRKVLTSHDAFGYFGAEYGVEFMAPQGFSTESEASSQHVAGLINQIKAEKVTTYFMEDQTDPRLVKQVAAATGAKVGGELYPEALSQSDVANTYVKAFKHNVTVMANSMK; encoded by the coding sequence ATGAAACTATTAAAACTTGCTGGTGTAACGCTAGCGCTTGTATCTAGCAGTGCCGCTATGGCAGGTACGGTGAATGCTGTAGCGAGCTTCTCCGTGCTAGGTGATATTGTGCAGCAGGTGGGTGGCGAGCACGTCAAGGTAACCAGTTTGATTGGATCGGGAAGCGATCCTCATACCTTCTCTCCAACTCCACAAGATAGCATTACCTTGAACAAAGCAGACGTGGTATTCGTCAGCGGCCTTGGTCTAGAAGGCTGGACTGATCGCCTAGTTTCTGCCTCAGGTTATAAGGGAGATGTGATTACCGCATCGGAAGGCATTCAGACTCGCAGCATGATTGATGACGGTGAGAAGATGGTCGATCCTCATGCATGGAACAGTATGGCGAACGGTGTGACCTATGCCACCAATGTAATGAATGCCTTGATTAAGGCTGATCCAGAAGATGCGGATTACTTTAAACAGCACGGTGAGGCCTATATCAAGCAGCTAAATGAGCTGAACACTTGGGCCATAGACACCTTTAAAGCGATTCCAAAGGAAAAGCGCAAGGTTTTGACTAGCCACGATGCCTTTGGCTATTTCGGTGCTGAATACGGTGTTGAATTTATGGCGCCTCAAGGCTTCTCGACTGAGTCAGAGGCGAGTTCACAACATGTCGCAGGTCTTATTAATCAGATCAAAGCGGAGAAGGTAACCACCTACTTTATGGAAGACCAAACCGATCCACGCTTGGTTAAGCAGGTTGCCGCCGCGACGGGTGCCAAGGTTGGCGGCGAGCTATACCCTGAAGCTCTGTCTCAATCTGATGTAGCCAACACTTATGTAAAAGCGTTTAAGCACAACGTAACCGTGATGGCGAACAGCATGAAGTAG
- a CDS encoding DUF1007 family protein, which translates to MAVLLGLSFSGSALAHPHSWIDTKTQILGNNQTIDGFKMEWTFDRMTTAYLFDGEDMSPHHQQQTLKAIAKSIINNMSPSHNFTYLDEAKHSLDYQKVSDETLRVEKGKAILDFTLLLDKPYQFHGKPLALRIFDPTYYVDMSWDSASDVQFSKGLEGNCSSTLIEPHPTAAQVNKAMTLPVDASPDYQLGKVFTQTLNFSCHYEDK; encoded by the coding sequence ATGGCAGTTTTATTAGGCTTGTCCTTTTCTGGTTCAGCATTGGCTCATCCGCACTCGTGGATAGACACCAAAACTCAGATACTGGGGAATAACCAAACCATTGATGGTTTTAAGATGGAATGGACGTTCGATAGGATGACAACGGCCTACTTGTTTGATGGTGAGGATATGTCGCCTCACCATCAACAGCAGACCCTTAAGGCGATAGCGAAATCCATTATCAACAACATGTCGCCATCCCATAACTTTACCTACTTGGACGAAGCTAAGCATTCATTAGACTACCAAAAGGTCTCTGACGAAACGCTAAGGGTTGAAAAGGGTAAGGCTATCTTGGACTTTACTCTGTTGTTAGATAAACCCTATCAGTTTCACGGCAAACCCCTGGCTCTACGCATCTTTGATCCTACCTACTATGTGGATATGTCCTGGGATTCGGCTAGTGATGTGCAGTTTTCTAAAGGGCTAGAGGGGAATTGCTCGTCTACCCTAATTGAGCCGCATCCAACGGCGGCACAGGTGAATAAAGCCATGACACTCCCAGTCGATGCGAGTCCAGATTATCAGTTGGGTAAAGTATTCACTCAAACTCTTAACTTCAGTTGTCACTATGAAGATAAATAA
- a CDS encoding nickel/cobalt transporter, whose translation MKINKITPLTASPKAESITKPILLISVVLTLVIAALWLLWPTILIKSIHFQKVYLDYLTEQFYTGDTKADLIILGVCFLYGILHALGPGHGKVVVSTYLATNDTKLKSGIFITICSAVVQALVAVILVSTFVFVFHQTMRKLNATVTEFATYSGVVVCLLGTQLIYTAIKRLYVSSKAKHHHHGPNCGCGHKHSADASELNTISKPKEYLMIILSIGLRPCSGAILVLFFANLTHLYWLGVIGAFLMAIGTAITTSTIAFLTVTGRKVIQYYTKVSGGSETFPALARSLAGLFLITIGILLMVVPTYGVSPIFS comes from the coding sequence ATGAAGATAAATAAAATCACTCCGCTTACCGCTTCACCCAAAGCAGAGAGTATCACTAAGCCTATTCTGCTGATCTCTGTTGTACTAACGCTGGTAATCGCTGCACTTTGGTTACTTTGGCCTACGATTCTGATCAAGAGTATCCACTTCCAAAAAGTCTATCTAGATTATCTCACCGAGCAGTTTTATACCGGTGATACCAAAGCTGACCTTATTATCTTAGGTGTCTGTTTTTTATATGGGATACTGCATGCCCTTGGCCCAGGGCATGGCAAAGTAGTGGTCAGCACTTATCTCGCTACCAACGACACTAAGCTTAAATCGGGTATTTTTATTACTATCTGCTCCGCTGTGGTTCAGGCTCTGGTGGCGGTGATATTGGTGAGTACCTTTGTCTTTGTGTTTCATCAAACCATGCGTAAGCTCAATGCCACTGTAACCGAGTTTGCAACCTATAGTGGTGTGGTGGTGTGTCTGCTGGGTACTCAGCTTATCTACACTGCGATAAAGAGATTGTATGTCTCAAGCAAGGCTAAGCATCACCACCATGGACCAAATTGTGGCTGTGGGCATAAGCACTCTGCAGATGCTTCAGAGTTAAATACCATCTCTAAACCCAAAGAGTATCTGATGATTATCCTGAGCATAGGATTAAGACCTTGTTCTGGCGCTATCTTAGTACTGTTTTTTGCAAACCTGACACACCTGTATTGGCTTGGCGTAATCGGTGCATTTCTAATGGCAATAGGTACGGCGATCACCACCTCGACAATCGCTTTTTTGACCGTTACAGGCCGAAAGGTAATCCAGTATTACACTAAGGTGTCGGGGGGCAGCGAAACCTTCCCGGCCTTGGCGAGAAGCTTGGCAGGGCTGTTTTTGATCACCATAGGCATATTACTCATGGTGGTGCCTACCTATGGCGTGTCACCTATCTTCTCTTAG
- a CDS encoding DUF2796 domain-containing protein — MPNNHLTIKTLAALLCASLAVPSFASGFRQHGAHVHGFVTYDIAQDGEDLLIDIYAAGMDIVGFEHPANNADEKKAIDTANTLLNDYSSIIDISPEARCSVTDSKVSLVKSPLTPSATEGAHNPFVEHSTHSSFEIKYQFHCQKPEQLSEINTAWFEHFPSTKAISANYFTDTAQNATELDKDHTNIRLNS, encoded by the coding sequence ATGCCAAACAATCACCTCACCATTAAGACTCTCGCTGCGTTGCTATGTGCATCCCTAGCAGTGCCAAGTTTCGCCTCAGGCTTTAGACAACATGGCGCTCATGTACACGGCTTTGTCACCTATGATATTGCTCAGGATGGTGAAGACTTGTTGATCGATATCTATGCAGCTGGCATGGACATAGTGGGCTTTGAGCATCCAGCCAATAATGCTGATGAAAAGAAAGCAATTGATACTGCAAATACACTTCTAAACGACTACTCATCCATTATTGATATTAGTCCAGAGGCGAGATGCTCAGTCACTGACAGCAAAGTAAGCTTAGTGAAGTCCCCATTGACTCCGTCAGCAACCGAGGGAGCACACAATCCTTTTGTCGAGCACAGCACTCACTCCAGTTTCGAGATCAAATATCAGTTCCACTGCCAGAAACCCGAGCAACTCAGCGAGATCAACACTGCTTGGTTTGAGCACTTTCCATCAACCAAGGCCATATCGGCAAATTATTTCACCGACACCGCGCAAAACGCCACCGAGCTAGACAAAGACCACACCAATATCCGCTTAAATAGCTAG
- a CDS encoding error-prone DNA polymerase, which produces MNTQTTRYAELFCQSNFSFLTGASHPEELVMQADFLGYSAIAITDECSLAGVVRAHTAIKNNKLNIKQIVGSMFWLDKECQFILLSPNQEAYAELARIISNARRRSEKGSYSLSQWDLLSIKHCLIIWLPLHQDSDTHWAEWLTKHHAQRLWLGVQRHLNNNDKAYLHHCQTLAHTHQIPITACGGVLMHNATRLALQHTLTAIGENTTVDNICEHLLTNAERALRGKNKLAKLYNSEWLEESVAIANLCEFNLGSLGYQYPSEIVPEPLTPIQYLRKLVEQGKQSRFPQGVPQQVAQTIDKELDLIEELGYAHFFLTIHDVVMFAKSKGILYQGRGSAANSVVCYCLEITSVDPRQISVLFERFISKERNEPPDIDVDFEHQRREEVIQYIYQKYGRERAALAATVISYRLKSAIREVGKALGIDETQLDFFIKNINRRDKGLNWQAQIMELGLKPDSLKGKQFIQLVNEIIGFPRHLSQHVGGFVISSGPLYELVPVENAAMPERTIIQWDKDDLESLGLLKVDVLALGMLSAIRRCFQLIEKHHNRQYSIADITRLQDDPKVYGMLQKADTVGVFQIESRAQMSMLPRLRPRCYYDLVIQIAIVRPGPIQGDMVHPYLKRRDGLEAITYPSKEVESVLSRTLGVPIFQEQVIKLAMVAAGFSGGEADQLRRAMAAWKKNGDLVKFRDKLVSGMLSRGYEVDFAERIFEQICGFGEYGFPESHSASFAVLAYCSAWLKYYYPAEFYTALLNSMPMGFYSASQLIQDARRHKVIVHPVCINASQDEHAVVKINGISQIQLGLKLVRGLSELARKQLIAARPNQGYTQLQQIKHLGINKQQLQALTSANALHSLGGNRYATRWQLMDSSSDLPLFRDVQDSSEEYPFAINEYDELVEDYSATGLSLNQHPITLLDKAGKLGRFTRQRDLQQIRHHSMVTVIGVVTGRQSPGTAGGVTFFTLEDDTGNINVVVWQATAREQKQAYLTSKILKVKGVIEKEGEVIHIIAGQLIDLSDELAQLSSRSRDFH; this is translated from the coding sequence ATGAACACCCAAACAACGCGATACGCTGAACTCTTTTGCCAGAGTAATTTCTCCTTTCTCACCGGTGCCTCTCATCCAGAAGAGCTAGTGATGCAGGCAGACTTTCTTGGCTATTCTGCCATCGCCATCACGGATGAATGCTCCCTTGCAGGGGTAGTGCGTGCTCACACTGCCATTAAAAACAATAAGCTCAATATCAAACAGATAGTGGGGAGCATGTTTTGGCTAGATAAAGAGTGTCAGTTTATCCTGCTCAGCCCTAACCAAGAGGCATACGCTGAGCTTGCTCGCATCATAAGTAATGCTCGCAGGCGCAGTGAGAAAGGCAGTTATAGCCTATCTCAGTGGGATCTCCTCTCTATCAAGCACTGCCTGATCATCTGGCTTCCCTTACACCAAGATAGCGACACTCATTGGGCCGAGTGGCTAACCAAGCATCATGCACAAAGGCTATGGCTTGGGGTGCAGCGCCATCTCAACAACAACGATAAGGCGTACCTTCACCATTGTCAGACACTGGCGCATACCCATCAGATCCCGATTACCGCCTGTGGTGGCGTACTGATGCACAACGCTACCCGCCTTGCCCTGCAACACACATTAACCGCCATCGGCGAAAACACCACTGTCGATAATATATGTGAGCACCTACTCACCAATGCAGAGCGGGCGCTTAGGGGAAAGAACAAACTAGCTAAGCTGTATAACTCAGAGTGGCTCGAAGAGAGTGTAGCTATCGCTAATCTATGTGAATTTAATCTGGGAAGCCTAGGGTATCAATACCCTTCAGAGATAGTACCTGAGCCACTTACGCCTATTCAGTATCTAAGGAAGCTAGTAGAGCAAGGTAAGCAGAGCCGTTTTCCACAAGGAGTTCCGCAACAGGTGGCGCAGACCATAGATAAGGAACTCGATCTTATTGAAGAGCTAGGCTACGCACACTTTTTTCTAACCATCCATGATGTGGTCATGTTTGCGAAGAGCAAGGGCATCCTCTATCAAGGACGCGGCTCGGCAGCTAACTCTGTGGTCTGTTACTGCCTTGAGATCACCTCGGTCGACCCTAGGCAGATCTCTGTGCTGTTTGAGCGCTTTATCAGTAAAGAGCGCAATGAGCCACCCGATATAGACGTAGACTTCGAGCACCAAAGGCGTGAAGAGGTTATTCAATATATCTATCAAAAATACGGACGCGAGCGCGCGGCCCTAGCGGCAACAGTGATCAGCTATCGCCTAAAGAGTGCTATCCGAGAGGTAGGCAAAGCGCTCGGTATCGATGAAACCCAGCTGGATTTCTTTATCAAGAATATCAACCGTCGTGATAAAGGACTGAACTGGCAGGCACAGATCATGGAGCTTGGTTTAAAACCTGACTCTCTTAAAGGAAAGCAATTTATCCAACTGGTAAACGAGATCATTGGCTTTCCTCGCCATCTCTCTCAGCACGTAGGTGGGTTTGTGATCTCATCGGGCCCCTTATACGAGTTGGTGCCAGTAGAAAACGCGGCCATGCCAGAGCGGACCATAATCCAATGGGATAAAGACGATCTCGAGAGCCTTGGTTTACTCAAGGTAGACGTACTTGCCCTTGGCATGCTCAGCGCCATCCGTCGCTGTTTCCAGCTTATTGAGAAACACCATAACCGGCAGTATAGCATTGCCGATATCACTCGATTACAAGATGATCCTAAGGTCTATGGCATGCTACAAAAGGCCGATACGGTTGGGGTGTTTCAGATAGAGTCCCGCGCCCAGATGAGCATGCTACCTAGGCTTAGGCCACGCTGTTACTACGATCTAGTGATACAGATAGCCATAGTCAGACCCGGCCCTATACAGGGGGACATGGTGCACCCTTACCTCAAGCGTCGTGATGGTCTAGAGGCCATCACCTACCCTTCGAAAGAGGTGGAAAGCGTTCTAAGCCGAACCTTAGGTGTGCCTATCTTCCAAGAGCAGGTGATTAAGCTGGCCATGGTTGCGGCAGGATTTAGTGGTGGTGAAGCAGATCAACTGCGCCGTGCAATGGCAGCATGGAAAAAGAATGGCGACCTAGTGAAGTTCAGAGATAAATTGGTTTCTGGCATGCTGTCACGTGGCTATGAAGTGGATTTTGCTGAACGTATCTTCGAGCAGATATGTGGCTTTGGTGAGTATGGTTTCCCAGAGAGTCATTCTGCCTCTTTTGCCGTACTCGCCTACTGCTCTGCTTGGCTGAAATACTACTACCCCGCGGAGTTCTATACTGCGCTGTTAAACAGTATGCCTATGGGCTTCTATTCCGCATCACAACTGATACAAGATGCCAGAAGGCACAAGGTTATAGTGCATCCGGTGTGCATCAATGCCTCTCAAGATGAGCATGCCGTGGTCAAGATAAATGGGATAAGTCAGATACAACTAGGCCTTAAATTGGTTCGCGGGCTCTCTGAGCTTGCTCGCAAACAATTGATCGCTGCGCGTCCTAATCAAGGCTATACCCAACTTCAGCAGATCAAGCATCTAGGCATCAATAAGCAGCAATTGCAGGCGCTGACCTCTGCCAATGCCCTACACAGTTTAGGGGGTAATCGGTACGCCACTCGCTGGCAATTGATGGACTCAAGCTCAGATCTCCCCCTGTTTCGCGACGTGCAGGATTCCAGCGAGGAGTATCCATTTGCTATCAATGAGTATGACGAGCTGGTCGAGGACTACTCAGCAACAGGACTGTCTCTTAATCAGCACCCTATCACCCTGTTAGATAAGGCTGGCAAGCTGGGACGCTTTACCCGACAAAGGGATCTACAACAGATCAGACATCACAGCATGGTAACGGTTATTGGTGTGGTCACTGGTAGGCAATCACCTGGCACTGCGGGAGGTGTAACCTTTTTTACCCTTGAAGACGACACCGGCAACATCAATGTGGTGGTATGGCAAGCCACTGCCAGAGAACAAAAACAGGCCTATCTCACCTCTAAGATACTTAAAGTAAAAGGGGTGATCGAAAAAGAGGGAGAGGTGATTCACATCATAGCGGGTCAGCTTATCGACCTGAGTGATGAACTGGCTCAGCTTTCTAGTCGCTCAAGGGACTTCCATTAG
- a CDS encoding Y-family DNA polymerase — translation MNLWLYLHFPSLQLDTLFAEKDHSPICIIEQHKVVQANQSALEAGIQLGTGLASAASLCSELQVAAYEPEFEQQRLLEVAQWLYLYTSDITPFPNKGLLLKVTGMLTLYRDLESYWKVISKHLDKLGLTYHYATAYSPLAAKLLAEVGANRISDTKEQIDRQLFAEPIQATELSNSNIEKLNRIGVRSLEQLLTLNMTEIARRFDIQVVNYVGRLLGQFKHPMQFYHPPAHFSQHLVLLYEVEHTDWLQKPLARLLSQLEQFLKLRDQVAYEIKLTLVQRDKTEQEVRFYSAIGDYLAAKWQQLTKLTLESVTLKAPITSLELSVERMGETPANHKDLFDKHHQAMSPLELVSQLQAKLGKGAIQGIQASPDPRPENSTQYVEPLQDQASTTTSKKLLRPSFIYKEPKPLDQRVNILHGPERIHTGWWDGNSVKRDYFIARDEQGRWIWVYRTPEKAWFVQGLFS, via the coding sequence ATGAATCTATGGCTCTATCTTCACTTTCCTAGCTTACAACTGGACACCTTGTTTGCTGAGAAAGACCACTCCCCTATCTGCATCATAGAGCAGCATAAGGTAGTGCAAGCAAATCAAAGCGCCTTAGAAGCAGGCATACAATTAGGTACGGGACTCGCCAGTGCAGCCTCTCTCTGCTCAGAGCTTCAGGTGGCGGCCTATGAGCCCGAATTTGAGCAGCAACGTCTGCTTGAAGTGGCTCAATGGCTGTACCTCTATACCTCAGATATCACGCCGTTTCCGAATAAGGGTTTACTGCTCAAGGTCACGGGTATGCTCACCCTATACCGAGATCTTGAGAGCTACTGGAAGGTAATCTCCAAGCACTTAGATAAGCTAGGGCTGACCTATCATTACGCCACGGCCTATTCACCTTTGGCGGCCAAACTGCTTGCTGAGGTCGGAGCAAATCGTATCAGTGACACCAAGGAGCAAATAGATAGACAGCTATTCGCAGAGCCTATCCAAGCCACTGAACTCAGTAATAGCAATATTGAAAAACTGAACCGCATCGGTGTGCGTAGTCTAGAGCAGTTGCTTACTCTCAATATGACCGAAATAGCCAGGCGCTTTGATATCCAAGTGGTAAATTATGTTGGGCGTCTGCTTGGACAGTTCAAGCACCCAATGCAGTTTTATCATCCACCCGCCCACTTCTCTCAACACCTAGTACTGCTGTATGAGGTAGAGCATACCGACTGGCTACAAAAGCCTTTGGCTCGACTATTGAGCCAACTAGAGCAGTTCCTAAAGCTCAGGGATCAGGTGGCCTATGAGATAAAACTGACTCTAGTACAGCGCGATAAGACTGAGCAAGAGGTGCGCTTTTACTCGGCTATTGGTGATTATCTGGCGGCTAAATGGCAACAACTTACCAAGCTCACCCTAGAGTCGGTAACCCTCAAGGCCCCTATCACCTCACTAGAACTCAGTGTAGAGCGTATGGGCGAGACGCCAGCTAATCATAAAGACCTGTTTGATAAGCATCACCAAGCTATGTCTCCGCTGGAGCTGGTTTCTCAACTGCAAGCCAAGCTCGGGAAGGGCGCCATACAAGGTATACAAGCCAGCCCTGACCCTAGGCCGGAAAATAGCACTCAATATGTCGAGCCATTACAGGATCAAGCATCAACCACAACAAGCAAAAAGTTGCTGCGCCCGAGTTTTATCTATAAAGAACCTAAACCCTTAGATCAAAGGGTTAATATCTTACATGGACCAGAACGCATCCACACTGGTTGGTGGGATGGAAACAGCGTAAAGCGCGACTATTTTATCGCCCGAGACGAGCAAGGACGTTGGATCTGGGTTTACCGCACACCAGAAAAAGCCTGGTTCGTACAGGGCCTATTTAGCTAA
- the imuA gene encoding translesion DNA synthesis-associated protein ImuA produces MQNIIDLLKRKQLIWQGSQQSSEQSFQPSYFPEWDQQLKGFPKTGVVEVQSPTGIGELRLLTPMLQATTQERLVVLINPPAMPSAHYFQSQGIDSSKVLILQHDEHALWATEQSLKSGCCACVCLWHSQLEVHQARRLQVAAEQGQALNIHFNLDEHNHASLPIPLSVTLLPSENGLKIQVNKRRGGWHPNQFQVDFQQYWPELCTQKPEHQVIPFPLRRQKQA; encoded by the coding sequence ATGCAAAACATCATAGATCTATTAAAACGTAAGCAGTTGATTTGGCAGGGTTCACAGCAAAGCAGTGAGCAAAGCTTTCAGCCATCTTACTTCCCAGAATGGGACCAACAGCTTAAGGGCTTTCCAAAAACCGGTGTGGTAGAGGTGCAATCCCCCACTGGTATTGGTGAGTTACGTCTGCTGACACCAATGCTTCAAGCCACTACCCAAGAGCGCCTGGTGGTATTAATTAATCCACCAGCCATGCCTAGTGCCCACTATTTTCAGTCTCAAGGAATAGACTCAAGCAAGGTTCTTATCTTACAGCACGATGAGCATGCCCTTTGGGCTACCGAGCAATCACTAAAGAGTGGTTGCTGCGCCTGTGTTTGTCTATGGCACTCTCAATTAGAGGTACATCAAGCAAGGCGCCTTCAAGTAGCCGCTGAGCAAGGGCAGGCACTGAACATACACTTTAATCTGGATGAACATAATCACGCTTCACTACCTATTCCTTTGAGTGTCACCCTTCTACCTAGTGAGAATGGCCTCAAGATACAGGTGAATAAACGCCGTGGTGGCTGGCATCCCAACCAGTTTCAGGTGGACTTTCAGCAGTATTGGCCAGAGCTCTGCACTCAAAAACCAGAGCATCAGGTTATTCCGTTTCCACTTCGCAGGCAGAAGCAGGCATGA